Proteins from a single region of Amblyomma americanum isolate KBUSLIRL-KWMA chromosome 10, ASM5285725v1, whole genome shotgun sequence:
- the LOC144106408 gene encoding uncharacterized protein LOC144106408 — protein sequence MLEKTLGRILQVLWSSVTPMLLTISLLVGLLFRPSPTFRDYEYSTPARIIAEAVVFVGLTFVPSYAYTVLAANAFKLEVVKAHASRWRPADPQFAREYKNRLVARGLIVRQHRHEAVKSTDGVTVGPTGTFVVHTDRPTGSEQRTGEQPAAPAPQ from the exons ATGCTGGAAAAGACGCTCGGCCGGATCCTGCAGGTGCTGTGGTCGTCCGTCACCCCAATGCTGCTCACG ATCTCTCTGCTGGTGGGCCTGCTGTTCCGGCCGAGTCCCACGTTCCGCGACTACGAGTATTCAACGCCGGCCAGGATCATCGCAGAAGCCGTGGTGTTTGTGGGACTGACATTCGTGCCCTCCTATGCGTACACCGTTCTCGCAGCCAACGCTTTC AAACTGGAGGTGGTGAAGGCGCATGCGTCAAGGTGGCGTCCGGCTGACCCGCAGTTCGCGCGCGAGTACAAGAACCGGCTCGTGGCGCGGGGTTTGATCGTACGCCAACATCGCCACGAAGCGGTCAAGTCCACCGACGGGGTCACAGTCGGGCCCACGGGCACCTTCGTCGTGCACACCGACAGACCCACCGGCTCGGAACAGCGCACTGGGGAGCAACCCGCTGCTCCGGCCCCCCAATGA